A stretch of the Clostridium fungisolvens genome encodes the following:
- a CDS encoding GNAT family N-acetyltransferase — protein MLTHKGTQSLETERLLLRRFKPSDAECMFKNWATDSEVCKFLSWNPHKDLSDTKQIVEDLVNSYSNDYYNWAIELKSNGEVIGQISLMNLDERCLSCTTGYNIGRLFWGKGIMTEALSVVIDYLFKEIGINRIEARHNTINIASGRVMQKAGMKFEGILRQA, from the coding sequence ATGTTAACACACAAGGGGACTCAGTCTTTAGAAACTGAGAGGCTTTTGTTACGTAGATTTAAACCAAGTGATGCGGAATGTATGTTTAAAAACTGGGCAACCGATAGTGAAGTGTGTAAATTCTTAAGTTGGAATCCACATAAGGATTTAAGTGACACAAAGCAGATAGTTGAAGATTTGGTGAATTCATATAGTAATGATTATTATAATTGGGCAATTGAGTTGAAGTCTAATGGTGAAGTAATCGGTCAAATATCTTTGATGAATTTGGATGAGAGATGTCTTTCTTGTACTACTGGATATAATATAGGAAGATTATTTTGGGGAAAGGGTATTATGACAGAAGCATTAAGTGTGGTTATTGACTATTTGTTTAAAGAGATCGGGATTAACAGAATAGAAGCCAGGCATAATACAATTAACATTGCTTCAGGCAGGGTGATGCAAAAAGCTGGAATGAAGTTTGAAGGCATATTGAGGCAGGCTTAA
- a CDS encoding prolyl-tRNA synthetase associated domain-containing protein, whose amino-acid sequence MTEAEQKVYDILDSLEIKYDRYEHAAVYTIEEANKLDIHIPGQLCKNLFIRNRKGDTHYLVVLDETKQVGLKSLAKQIGSSSLSFASEERLFKYLGLKPGSVSPFGIINDNESEVIVLIDRDITNAAVVAFHPNINTVTIGISYLDFEKFIKWKKNKLFYVDID is encoded by the coding sequence ATTACGGAAGCTGAACAAAAGGTTTACGATATTTTAGATTCACTAGAGATTAAATATGATAGATATGAGCATGCTGCTGTGTACACCATTGAAGAAGCAAATAAATTAGATATACATATACCAGGACAACTTTGCAAAAATCTATTTATTAGAAATAGAAAAGGTGATACTCACTATCTTGTTGTACTTGATGAAACTAAGCAAGTAGGTTTAAAATCCTTAGCAAAACAGATTGGAAGTAGTAGCTTGTCTTTTGCTTCAGAGGAAAGATTATTTAAATATCTAGGACTTAAGCCTGGATCTGTAAGCCCATTTGGAATAATAAACGATAACGAAAGTGAAGTTATAGTTTTAATAGATAGAGATATAACTAATGCTGCAGTTGTGGCATTTCATCCTAACATTAATACGGTTACCATAGGTATTTCATACCTAGATTTTGAGAAGTTCATTAAGTGGAAGAAGAATAAACTTTTTTATGTAGATATAGATTAG
- a CDS encoding glycoside hydrolase family 43 protein: protein MVTNCFVKPLIEQRADPYVYKHTDGYYYFTASVPTYDYIELRRAKTIEGLVGAETRRIWMKHESGVMSEHIWAPELHYLDGKWFVYFAAGEKEDVWKIRPFVLECTGDDPMKDFWIERGMIQKADEDPYSFTDFSLDGTVFEHNNRKYYVWAQKVGGEGGISNLYIAEMESPIKLKTVQVLLTTPDYDWERVDYWVNEGPAVIKRNGKVFITFSASSTGAAYCMGILEASDTSDLLDPQCWSKSRYPVFATCPEKNIYGPGHNSFTVSEDGEDLVIYHARPYEKIVGNPLYDYNRHAMVMKLKWDALGRPVFELE from the coding sequence ATGGTCACAAATTGTTTTGTAAAACCTTTAATTGAGCAGAGGGCAGATCCTTATGTATACAAACATACAGATGGATATTACTATTTTACAGCTTCTGTACCGACTTATGATTATATTGAGCTTAGAAGAGCGAAAACTATAGAGGGATTAGTTGGGGCAGAAACAAGAAGGATTTGGATGAAACACGAAAGTGGAGTTATGAGTGAGCATATTTGGGCACCAGAACTTCATTATTTAGATGGAAAATGGTTCGTATATTTTGCAGCTGGTGAAAAAGAAGATGTATGGAAGATACGACCTTTTGTTTTAGAATGCACTGGAGATGATCCAATGAAGGATTTTTGGATTGAAAGAGGAATGATTCAGAAAGCAGATGAAGATCCATATTCATTTACAGACTTTTCTTTAGATGGCACAGTGTTTGAACATAATAATAGAAAATATTATGTTTGGGCACAAAAAGTAGGTGGAGAAGGCGGTATATCTAATTTATATATAGCGGAAATGGAATCTCCAATAAAATTAAAAACTGTACAAGTACTTTTAACTACTCCTGATTATGATTGGGAAAGAGTTGACTATTGGGTAAATGAAGGCCCAGCAGTAATCAAAAGAAATGGAAAGGTATTTATAACATTTTCAGCAAGCTCAACAGGAGCTGCATACTGTATGGGAATATTAGAAGCTTCAGATACATCAGACTTATTAGATCCTCAGTGTTGGAGCAAGTCAAGATATCCTGTTTTTGCAACTTGCCCAGAGAAAAATATATATGGTCCAGGTCACAATAGCTTTACAGTTTCAGAAGATGGAGAGGATTTAGTTATTTATCATGCTCGTCCATATGAAAAAATTGTAGGAAATCCTTTATACGATTACAATCGTCATGCCATGGTAATGAAATTAAAATGGGATGCTCTTGGAAGACCAGTTTTTGAATTAGAATAA
- a CDS encoding dicarboxylate/amino acid:cation symporter: MRNLFKNYKMSLMLILSIVLGGAIGAILGPKAKVLEPFGQIFLNLMFTIIVPLVFFSVASAIANMSGVNRLGKIMITIILVFISTAVISGILAIIGSFLFNPTKGLDSGTIKNILSQGATDISKGTENISLSRQLVKTFTVGDFSELFSKNNMLQIIIFSVLFGASTALVGEKGEVVKKFIDAVTAIIMKIVNIIMYYAPIGLACYFASVIGQLGTQILQGYLKVFLLYLGLTIINYFMFFSIYAYISSGKEGFKAYWKNVISPTVTALATCSSAASIPINLEATKKIGVPKDIAETVIPLGVNTHKDGSVIGGVLKIVFLFGLFGKDINSLPILLSILAVGFLVGAVMGAIPGGGLIGEMLIISIYGFPIEALPIIAVISTIIDAPATVLNSTGNTVCAMLVSRFVDGKKWLREDLLKL, from the coding sequence ATGAGAAATCTTTTTAAGAATTATAAGATGTCCTTAATGCTTATATTATCAATAGTATTAGGAGGTGCAATAGGAGCAATATTAGGACCCAAAGCTAAAGTTTTAGAACCTTTCGGGCAAATATTTTTAAATCTAATGTTTACGATAATCGTTCCGTTAGTATTTTTTAGTGTAGCATCTGCTATAGCAAATATGAGCGGCGTAAATAGATTAGGCAAAATAATGATAACTATAATTTTAGTGTTTATATCTACTGCAGTTATCTCTGGTATATTGGCTATTATAGGCTCTTTTCTATTTAATCCAACTAAAGGATTAGACTCGGGCACAATTAAAAATATATTGTCCCAAGGAGCTACTGACATTAGTAAAGGCACTGAGAACATTTCCTTATCACGGCAGCTAGTAAAGACCTTTACAGTTGGTGACTTCTCAGAATTGTTTTCAAAGAATAATATGCTCCAAATTATAATCTTTTCTGTACTTTTTGGAGCATCTACAGCTTTAGTGGGAGAAAAAGGGGAAGTAGTAAAAAAGTTTATAGATGCAGTAACAGCTATAATCATGAAGATAGTTAATATTATTATGTATTATGCTCCAATAGGGCTTGCATGTTATTTTGCTTCTGTGATAGGGCAATTAGGAACGCAAATCTTACAAGGGTATTTGAAAGTGTTTTTATTATATTTGGGTTTAACAATAATAAACTATTTTATGTTTTTTAGTATATATGCGTATATTTCTTCAGGAAAAGAAGGATTTAAAGCTTACTGGAAAAATGTAATATCACCAACAGTAACTGCCCTAGCTACTTGTTCAAGTGCAGCATCTATACCAATTAATCTTGAGGCTACAAAGAAGATAGGTGTGCCTAAGGATATAGCAGAAACTGTTATACCTCTTGGGGTCAACACTCATAAAGATGGATCTGTCATTGGAGGCGTTTTGAAGATAGTATTTCTATTCGGATTATTTGGGAAAGACATTAATAGTTTACCAATCTTATTATCTATATTAGCAGTTGGTTTTTTAGTAGGAGCGGTTATGGGAGCAATACCTGGCGGTGGACTGATTGGAGAAATGCTTATAATAAGTATATATGGATTCCCTATAGAAGCACTTCCTATAATTGCAGTTATAAGCACAATTATTGATGCTCCAGCAACAGTATTAAACTCAACAGGAAATACAGTATGTGCTATGTTAGTTTCAAGATTTGTTGACGGAAAGAAGTGGTTAAGGGAGGATTTGTTGAAATTGTAA
- a CDS encoding UDP-N-acetylmuramoyl-L-alanyl-D-glutamate--2,6-diaminopimelate ligase: MKLYEVLKGIDYEMLNGRDDLDIESLTWDSREVGENSLFIAVRNRNVDRHDFVFDAVSSGAIALMVEREISGLKKNVSVIKVKDARKAMSIAAQNFYNIPISNLKTVGITGTNGKTSVSYFISKILEVLELKCGVIGTIQNTLGEQKMTTKKLNPTTPDAIELQGTFAEMLEYGATHAAVEVTSSALSQDRVYGCEFDVAVFTNLTQDHLEEHVTMDNYKNAKLKLFSMCKKAVINIDDSFSKDIIATSNCKTITYGIDNDCDFRATDIEYTNIGVKFNLKYNCEIKKVELNVPGRFSVYNALASIASCYCLKLSIDEIVNAVKEIKGVPGRFQAIENSKGILAVVDYAHSPDAIENILTSVKEITKGKIITVFGCGGDRDASKRPLMGEVAGKLSDYCIITSDNPRSEKTALIINDIEKGMLKTGCMYEKIEDRTQAIFKALNIANPNDAVIIAGKGHENYQILKNETIHFSDEEVVKKYFLNIVN; encoded by the coding sequence ATGAAATTATATGAAGTTTTAAAAGGAATAGATTATGAGATGTTAAATGGCAGAGATGATTTGGACATAGAAAGTCTAACTTGGGATTCAAGGGAGGTAGGTGAAAATTCGCTATTTATAGCCGTAAGAAATAGAAATGTAGATAGACATGATTTTGTATTTGATGCAGTAAGCAGCGGTGCTATAGCATTGATGGTAGAACGTGAGATTAGTGGTCTTAAAAAGAATGTTTCAGTAATAAAAGTTAAAGATGCTAGAAAGGCAATGTCCATAGCAGCACAAAACTTTTATAATATTCCAATTAGTAATTTAAAGACCGTTGGTATTACAGGCACAAACGGAAAAACTTCTGTAAGTTATTTTATTTCAAAGATACTTGAAGTTTTAGAATTAAAATGTGGAGTGATTGGCACTATACAAAACACCCTTGGTGAACAAAAAATGACCACAAAAAAGTTAAATCCAACTACGCCAGATGCAATAGAACTTCAAGGAACCTTTGCTGAGATGTTAGAGTATGGAGCGACCCATGCAGCCGTTGAAGTTACTTCTTCAGCTTTATCACAAGATAGAGTCTATGGATGTGAATTTGATGTTGCTGTATTCACAAATCTAACTCAAGATCATCTGGAAGAGCATGTTACTATGGATAATTATAAAAATGCAAAATTGAAACTATTCAGTATGTGCAAGAAGGCAGTGATAAATATAGATGATTCGTTTTCTAAGGATATAATAGCTACTTCAAATTGTAAAACCATAACTTATGGTATTGATAATGATTGTGATTTTAGAGCTACAGATATAGAGTACACAAATATTGGTGTAAAGTTTAATCTTAAATATAATTGTGAGATTAAAAAAGTGGAGCTTAATGTACCAGGAAGGTTTAGTGTTTATAATGCGTTGGCATCAATAGCAAGTTGTTATTGTCTAAAGCTAAGTATTGATGAAATTGTAAATGCAGTTAAAGAAATAAAAGGTGTGCCAGGAAGATTTCAAGCAATTGAAAATAGTAAAGGTATTTTAGCTGTAGTAGACTATGCACATTCACCAGATGCTATTGAAAATATACTAACCTCAGTGAAAGAAATAACTAAAGGTAAAATAATTACAGTGTTTGGTTGTGGTGGGGATAGAGATGCTAGTAAAAGACCACTTATGGGAGAAGTTGCAGGGAAACTAAGTGACTACTGCATAATCACATCTGACAATCCTAGAAGTGAAAAAACAGCTTTAATAATCAATGATATTGAGAAAGGAATGCTTAAGACTGGATGCATGTATGAAAAGATAGAAGATAGAACTCAAGCAATTTTCAAAGCACTTAATATTGCAAACCCTAACGACGCAGTAATAATTGCTGGTAAAGGCCATGAAAACTACCAAATATTAAAGAATGAAACTATACATTTTAGTGATGAAGAAGTGGTGAAGAAATATTTCTTAAATATAGTAAATTAA
- a CDS encoding AraC family transcriptional regulator, which translates to MDENISREKIKRGYLNDDFLFFNLKDQKKTDFEVHYHDFDKIIIFISGNVTYIIEGKSYKLRPWDVLLVGKNDLHLPIISDSEPYERIILWLNPLFLEKHNMDSCDLLSCFQIASERKLNLIRLNIKQIELLKKNLQELKEEIQDKSFGSTILKNALFIQFMVKINRFFLDMNTDKTIEDIKYDPRIEAILSFINSNLEKDISIEMLSNTFYLNKYYLMHLFKKETGYTLYGYIQKKRTKRAADLLRTGMQAGEVCSLCGFIDYSSFVRAFKKEFQLSPKQYYKASL; encoded by the coding sequence TTGGATGAAAATATTTCAAGAGAAAAAATAAAGAGAGGTTATCTTAATGATGATTTCCTTTTCTTCAATCTTAAAGATCAGAAAAAAACTGACTTTGAGGTCCATTACCACGACTTTGATAAAATAATCATTTTTATCTCAGGAAATGTCACATATATCATTGAAGGAAAATCTTATAAACTTAGACCTTGGGACGTATTATTGGTTGGCAAAAACGACCTTCACCTTCCGATAATAAGCGATAGTGAACCATATGAGAGAATAATCCTTTGGTTAAACCCTTTATTTCTGGAAAAGCATAATATGGATAGTTGTGATCTTTTGAGCTGCTTTCAAATAGCTTCCGAAAGAAAACTTAACTTGATTAGATTAAATATAAAACAAATAGAACTGCTAAAAAAAAATTTACAGGAGCTTAAAGAAGAAATACAAGACAAATCCTTTGGAAGCACCATACTAAAAAACGCTTTATTTATACAGTTCATGGTTAAAATCAATAGATTTTTCCTAGATATGAATACAGATAAAACTATTGAGGATATTAAATACGATCCAAGAATAGAAGCTATTTTAAGTTTTATAAACTCAAATTTAGAGAAGGATATCTCTATAGAAATGCTATCAAATACTTTTTATCTTAATAAATATTACCTCATGCACTTATTTAAAAAAGAAACTGGTTACACCCTATATGGCTATATACAAAAAAAGAGAACTAAAAGAGCTGCTGATCTTTTGAGAACTGGGATGCAAGCTGGAGAGGTCTGTTCACTATGTGGTTTTATAGATTATTCTAGTTTCGTGAGAGCTTTCAAAAAAGAATTTCAATTATCACCAAAGCAGTATTATAAGGCTAGTTTATAA
- a CDS encoding ribosomal protein L7/L12, which translates to MDDNFMWIIIGTLLLSIILSSINRLQNDVKRTNEILTKIAKQIGVPETSVDDEVERLIAEGKKIKAIKIYRQATGAGLKEAKEYIDLLCEKFNS; encoded by the coding sequence ATGGACGATAACTTTATGTGGATAATTATTGGAACTTTATTGTTATCTATTATATTATCTAGCATTAATCGATTACAAAACGATGTAAAAAGAACAAATGAAATTTTAACAAAAATTGCTAAACAAATTGGAGTGCCTGAGACATCTGTTGATGATGAAGTTGAAAGGCTTATTGCAGAAGGGAAGAAGATTAAAGCAATCAAAATATACAGACAAGCCACTGGAGCGGGCTTGAAGGAAGCCAAAGAATATATCGATTTATTGTGTGAAAAATTTAATAGCTAA
- a CDS encoding acyl-CoA dehydrogenase family protein, with product MSFKTTEQHETLRKIIRKFAEEEVKPIAFMLDQENKFPTEAVHKLAEIGMLGIPYPKEYGGAGLDVISYAIAVEELSRVDGGTGVILSAHTSLGTYPIAAYGTEEQKQKYLIPLTKGEKLGAFGLTEENAGSDAGGTETTAVLEGDYYILNGSKIFITNAGQADIYVVFAVTTPNIGTKGISAFIVEKGWDGFSFGKHYDKMGIRSSATAELIFNDVKVPKENLLGKEGEGFKIAMATLDGGRIGIAAQALGIAQGAYENALEYSKERIQFGKPICQQQIIAFKLSDMATKLRAARLLIYSAAELKENHEHYSMEAAMAKQYASDVCLEIVNDALQIFGGSGYLKGMEVERAYRDAKICTIYEGTNEIQRLVISSHIIGKMPKNERVSKASHHEPATGYRKKVIFKQGTAEEKVASLVKALKEDGYDFTIGIPLDTPINKAERVVSAGMGIGNKENMQLIEALAVQAGAAIGSSRPVAETLKYVPLNRYVGMSGQKFNGNLYIACGISGAGQHLKGIKDATTIVAINIDSNAKIFKNADYGIVGDLKEILPILTTALDNGEPKKDAPPMKKMKKVIQKKIAHAWKHFVCNGCGYEYDPAVGDTEGEVAPGTIFENIPEEWACPACGEEKTMFIEV from the coding sequence ATGTCTTTCAAAACCACTGAGCAACATGAAACTTTGAGAAAAATAATCAGAAAATTTGCTGAGGAAGAGGTAAAACCTATCGCATTCATGCTAGATCAGGAAAATAAATTTCCAACAGAAGCAGTTCATAAACTAGCTGAAATAGGCATGCTTGGTATACCCTATCCGAAAGAATATGGTGGAGCTGGTTTAGATGTAATTAGTTATGCCATAGCAGTGGAAGAATTATCAAGAGTTGATGGCGGTACTGGAGTTATTCTTTCTGCTCATACATCTTTAGGCACATACCCAATAGCTGCTTACGGCACCGAAGAGCAAAAACAAAAGTATTTAATCCCACTTACTAAGGGAGAAAAACTTGGTGCCTTTGGTCTAACTGAAGAAAATGCCGGAAGTGATGCTGGTGGTACAGAAACTACAGCTGTATTAGAAGGTGATTACTATATTTTAAATGGTTCAAAGATTTTTATTACTAACGCTGGACAGGCAGATATATACGTTGTTTTCGCTGTCACTACACCAAATATAGGTACAAAAGGTATTAGCGCTTTCATTGTTGAAAAAGGCTGGGATGGCTTTAGTTTTGGAAAGCATTATGACAAAATGGGAATCCGCTCTTCTGCTACTGCAGAACTTATCTTCAATGACGTAAAAGTTCCTAAAGAAAACCTACTTGGCAAAGAAGGTGAAGGCTTCAAAATAGCTATGGCTACATTAGATGGTGGTCGTATTGGTATAGCAGCTCAAGCTCTCGGAATCGCTCAGGGAGCTTATGAAAATGCACTTGAATATTCAAAAGAAAGAATTCAATTTGGTAAACCTATCTGCCAACAGCAAATCATAGCCTTTAAGCTATCGGATATGGCAACAAAACTAAGAGCTGCTAGATTGCTTATTTATAGTGCTGCAGAGCTTAAGGAGAATCATGAGCACTATAGTATGGAAGCAGCTATGGCAAAGCAGTATGCTTCAGATGTTTGCCTTGAAATTGTTAATGATGCTCTTCAGATTTTTGGTGGTAGTGGTTATCTTAAAGGCATGGAGGTTGAACGCGCTTACAGAGATGCCAAGATCTGCACTATATATGAAGGTACTAACGAAATTCAAAGACTAGTTATCTCCTCTCATATCATCGGTAAGATGCCAAAAAATGAACGTGTTAGCAAAGCTTCTCATCATGAACCTGCAACAGGATATAGAAAGAAAGTAATCTTTAAACAAGGTACCGCTGAAGAAAAGGTTGCCTCACTTGTTAAAGCCTTAAAAGAAGACGGATATGATTTCACTATAGGAATACCTTTGGATACTCCTATAAATAAAGCTGAAAGAGTAGTTAGTGCAGGTATGGGTATAGGAAATAAAGAAAATATGCAATTAATAGAAGCTCTCGCTGTGCAAGCAGGTGCTGCTATAGGTTCTTCTCGTCCTGTAGCTGAAACCCTTAAATACGTTCCTTTAAATCGCTATGTTGGCATGTCTGGACAAAAATTTAACGGTAATCTTTATATTGCCTGTGGTATCTCCGGTGCTGGTCAACATCTAAAAGGTATAAAGGATGCTACAACTATTGTAGCTATAAATATAGATTCTAATGCAAAAATTTTCAAAAATGCTGACTATGGAATAGTTGGCGACCTAAAAGAAATACTTCCAATTTTAACTACAGCTTTAGACAATGGAGAGCCTAAAAAAGATGCTCCTCCAATGAAAAAGATGAAGAAAGTTATTCAAAAGAAAATAGCTCATGCATGGAAACATTTTGTCTGCAACGGATGTGGTTACGAGTACGATCCTGCTGTGGGTGATACTGAGGGAGAAGTAGCTCCAGGAACAATATTCGAAAACATACCAGAAGAATGGGCTTGTCCCGCTTGTGGTGAAGAAAAGACAATGTTTATTGAAGTGTAA
- a CDS encoding FprA family A-type flavoprotein, protein MYCVREITEDLYWIGGNDRRLALFENIHPIPSGVSYNSYLLLDDKTVLFDTVDWSICRQFLENINAVLGKRPLDYMVINHVEPDHAACIEEIILRYPEAKIICTEKASLFMHQFGFHIDDKTIVVKEGDKMSFGKHEVVFVSAPMVHWPEAMVTYDITSGTLFSADAFGSFGSLDGKLFNDEVNYDRNWIEDARRYYTNIVGKYGPHVQSLLKKAGGLDIKLICPLHGLVWRNDFGYLLDKYDRWSRYEPEEKGVMIVYGTMYGNTEAVANDLATRLVKKGLKNVVMYDVSSTHVSYLISETFKYSHIVLACVTYNLNIYPPMHNYLMDMKALNLQKRTFGLIENGSWAPQSGRLIREHLEGMKEMTILDNSMTLNSAMKENDSDSLEDLASSLIESLN, encoded by the coding sequence ATGTATTGTGTTAGAGAAATAACTGAGGACTTATATTGGATTGGAGGTAACGACCGCCGCCTTGCTCTATTTGAAAACATTCACCCAATTCCAAGTGGTGTTTCCTATAATTCTTACCTACTATTAGATGATAAAACTGTACTATTTGATACTGTAGATTGGTCAATCTGCAGACAGTTTCTAGAGAATATTAATGCAGTTTTAGGAAAGAGACCTCTTGATTACATGGTAATAAATCATGTTGAACCAGACCATGCTGCATGTATAGAAGAGATTATTCTTCGATATCCTGAAGCTAAAATTATATGTACTGAAAAAGCATCATTGTTTATGCATCAATTCGGATTTCATATAGATGACAAAACAATTGTAGTTAAAGAAGGCGATAAGATGTCTTTTGGGAAACATGAAGTTGTATTTGTGTCTGCTCCAATGGTACATTGGCCAGAAGCAATGGTAACCTATGACATTACAAGTGGCACATTATTTTCCGCTGACGCCTTTGGATCCTTTGGTTCTTTAGACGGTAAGTTGTTTAATGATGAAGTTAATTATGACCGAAACTGGATTGAAGATGCTAGGAGATACTACACTAATATCGTAGGGAAATACGGACCACATGTCCAATCGTTACTAAAAAAAGCTGGTGGTTTAGATATAAAGCTTATCTGCCCACTCCATGGACTAGTATGGCGAAATGATTTTGGATACTTACTTGATAAATATGACAGATGGAGTCGTTATGAACCTGAAGAAAAGGGTGTTATGATAGTCTATGGAACAATGTACGGTAATACTGAAGCAGTCGCCAACGATCTTGCAACAAGGCTAGTAAAAAAAGGATTGAAAAATGTAGTCATGTATGACGTTTCAAGCACTCATGTATCCTACTTGATTTCAGAAACCTTCAAATATAGTCATATAGTTTTAGCTTGTGTAACTTATAACCTAAACATTTACCCACCAATGCATAACTATTTAATGGATATGAAAGCATTAAATCTTCAAAAACGTACTTTCGGTCTTATAGAAAATGGTTCTTGGGCTCCTCAATCTGGAAGACTAATCAGAGAGCATCTAGAAGGCATGAAAGAAATGACTATCTTAGATAATAGCATGACATTAAATTCTGCTATGAAAGAAAATGATTCGGACTCATTGGAGGATCTTGCAAGCAGCCTTATTGAATCATTAAATTAA